GCGGGTCGCGGTGTTCGGACTCGGTTATGTCGGGAGCGTTACTGCGGCTTGTCTTGCAAAGCGTGGCCATCCGGTTGTCGGTGTCGATATCAGGCACGAGAAGGTCGACATGATCAATCGCGGCCAGAGTCCGGTGGTGGAGCGGGGCCTCGATGGCCTCGTTTTTGCCGAGGTCGCGGCGGGTCGCCTGTCTGCCACGGCGGATTCTGCGCTGGCGGTGGCGAATACCGACATTGCACTGGTGTGCGTGGGCACCCCGTCTGCGCCCAACGGGAGCCTGTTGACGGCCTATCTGGAACGCGTCAGCGAAGATATCGGTGCGGCGCTCGCGGGGCGGAAAGTGCGCTACACCGTTGTCATACGGTCGACGATGTTGCCCTCGACGTGCGAGCAGATCGTCCTACCCCGTCTGCAGGAGATCTCGGGCCTACGGGCCGGAGAGGACTTCGGGTTGGCAGTGAATCCCGAGTTCTTGCGTGAAGGCTGTTCGATCCGAGACTTCTTCGACCCGCCGAAGATCGTCATCGGCCAGTTCGATTCACGAAGTGGTGACGCAGTGGCGGACCTCTACCAGGGACTGCCCGGGCCGGTCTTTCGGGTACCGATACCGGTCGCGGAGATGATCAAATATGCGGACAACGGTTTTCACGCACTCAAGGCCGGTTTTGCCAACGAGATCGGATCGGTGTGCAAGGCATTGGGCCTCGACAGCCACACCGTGATGGATATCTTCACGGCCGATACCAAGCTCAACATCTCGCCGGCGTACTTGCGGCCGGGGTTCGCATTCGGTGGTTCATGCCTGCCGAAGGATCTCCGTGCGCTCGTTCACCGCGCCCGGCGTTCCGACGTCCCGGTTCCGATCCTGGAGAGTGTCTGCACGTCCAATATCGGCCAGATCGACCGCGCCTTCAACATCATCGAGGCCACGGGGAAACGCAGGGTCGGCCTGCTCGGTCTCGCGTTCAAATCCGGAACCGACGACCTGCGTGAAAGTCCGTTGGTCGCACTTGCCGAGAGACTGCTCGGGCGTGGCTTCGAACTTCAGATCTACGATCCCCAGGTTGCCGTATCGAGACTTCTCGGCGCGAACCGCGCTTACGCCGAACAGCGAATTCCCCACTTGTCGCGGTTCATCACGGATTCACCCGATGAGGTGGTGAACCATGCGGAGATCTGTGTGGTGGGTGCGGCGGACCCGGAGGCGATCGCTGCCCTGCGGCGTGCAGACGGGAGAATTGTCGTCGACTTGGTCCGATTCCCGGGTTCGGTGGATTACCAGCACGACCCGCGCTATATCGGTATCAGTTGGTGACAGAGAGGACCGCCCTACCTCTCGATGATGGCGCCAAGAACCACCGGGTCGCGTAGCATTGAGTGCGATTGGTTGCGCGGGGGATGTACCCAAGTGGGGAAGGCGGCCATGCGGTGAGCGTGGGTCAACAAACGTGTGGGCGCGATGGTGACCGCGGCTTCGATGCCTGCAGAACCCGTTTCGTCGCAACGGCAGAACCCGTCGGCGTCACGTGAACAAGATACTTGTCACCGGCGGAGTCGGAACCATCGGCAGTGCTGTTGTCCGTAGGTTGTTGCGAGGCAATGACTGCGACATCAGGGTGTGTGATCAACGGCCCGCACCGCAGTGGATGGACGAAACGTGCGAGGTGCGCACCGCGGACCTGAGGGATGTGAGCGAGGCCCGAGCAGCGGTCGACGGATGCACTCACGTCATCCATCTCGCCGCGATCGTGGGCGGCATCGCGAACTTTCACAGGCTGCCGCACACGCTCCTCGAGATGAACACCGGCCTCTACAATTCCGTGTTCGGCGCTGCCCTACGCAAGAACGTCGAAAGGCTCGTCTACGTCTCGTCGTCGATGGTGTTCGAACGCGCGACCCAGTTCCCGACCACCGAAGAGCATCTGCAGGACTGCCGCCCACCACTATCGGCGTACGGCTTCTCGAAGCTGACCGGCGAGATGTACTGCCGCGCCCTGCACGACGAGCACGGGCTGCCGTTCACCATCTGCCGGCCGTTCAACGCCTACGGTCCCGGTGAGCTTCCCGATACCGAGCCAGGAATCGCCCACGCGGTTCCTGATCTCATCCGCAAGGCACTGTCGGGTCAGTACCCGTTGCAGATCTTCGGTTCAGGCAGGCAGACCCGCACGCTCACCCACGTCGACGACATCGCCGACGGTATCGTCACGGCGATGTTCCATCCGGCAGGCGAGAACGAGGATTTCAACATCTCCGCCGCAGAGGAGCATACGGTCGCCGAGATCGCACAGCTGATCTGGACGGCGTGTGGGCGGGACCCAGAGGACTTCGTGCTCGACACCGTCCCGACTTTCACCGTCGACGTGCAGCGGCGATGGCCGTCTGTCGAGAAGGCGAAGAAACTGCTGGGATGGCAGGCACGCGTGGACCTGCGCGATGGTATCGCGCAGACGGTCGAGTGGCTCCGAGAACAACAGTGCGCCTCGCGACACGGATGAGCGCCAACTTCACCTTCCTTCGGTGACCTCGGCCCGTTCCGGTTCGCCGTCCATCGTCCTCTTTTCTGCCCGGTCGGCCGGCTCACGTGACGCGCGGATCCACACCGCCGCTGCACCCATCAACAGCGCCGCAAAGGTGACGAGTGTGTAGAGCAGGACTCTCTCGACCGGATCTCTGTGCGCGGGCGTCGCGGCGCTCACCAGCGTGGTGTGAACCTTCTGACTGTCCTCGCCGGTCGCGGTCTCGATCGCGGCGGTGTACGCGACGAACTCTCTCGCCACTGTGTTCGCGAGCTGTTCCGCGCGTTCCGGCGATCTGTCGGTGACCTCGATGTCGATGAGGGAGGTCTTCGGTGGCACATTGGTGGCGGACAGCTCCCCGGCGAGCTGGGCACGGGTCATCGGCAACCCGAGTCTGTCGATGACACGTTGGGTCACCGCGTCGCTCGTGACAAGCGGTATGTAGGTTCGGATACGCCGGATCGCGACTTCCTCGTTCTGGTATGCCGCAGCCGTGGTCGATCCCTCGATCGACACCATCAATCGCGCCGACGACACGTACGTGACCGGAAACATCAGGATCGCGGCGGCGCCGACGACGAGGACCAAGCCGGCCACGAGCAGATACGTCCACCGGAACCGCCGCGTCGCGGCGAGAAATGTTCGCAGATTCAACTTTTCACCCCTGACGGTTCGGATTGTCGTTGCGCGTCGGCAGCGAAGGCGGATCGAACCACTGCCGCGGTGGCTCCGGCAACCAGGCCGATCAGTGCGACACCGAGCAGCACGATCGGCAGCGGCAGACCCCACGCCACCATCCTGGTCGGCCGCCCGGGTGGGTCGACGACGACAAGGTCGGCCCGTGGAACCAGCGAGCCGGGAACCGATTCCAGCGTGCGGACCGATGCCGCGTATTCGGAGAGGAACATCATCGCCGTCTGCTGCGCTTCGGCGGCCGACGGTGCACTCACCGCGACGGTGATGAGCGCGGTGCCCGAGATGTTGTCGGCCTCGATCCTCGAGGCCAGGGTTGCCGGATCGAGGTCGAGGTCGAGGTTGGTGATGACGCGGTCGGCCACGGTGGAACTCGTGGCCAGTCGGGCGTAGGTGGCGGCGCGTTCGCGCGCGTAGGTGTCGCCACCGTCGACGACCCGGCTGACGTCGCCGGGGGTACGGACCAGCACCGTCGCCTGCGACTGGTACAGCGGTGGTTGAAGGATCATCACGCCCGTCGCAGCGGCCAGTGCGAGCAGGACACCCCACAGCATCCACCGCCAGCGAACACCGAGGATGCGCAGATAGGCCCCGAGCGCGGGGTTCACGACGGCGCCCGGAGGTTCTGCGTCTGGAGGGCCCCGATGAGAGCGGCCAGAATCTGCTTCTCGCCCTCGGCGTTTGGATGGATCTTGTCCGACGCGAGTAGATCTGACGTATCCGTGCCGGACAACGCGCTGAGCGGATCGATGAAGATCACCCCCTTGGCTTCAGGCGTGGCGTGCAGACGCGCCACGAACTCGTTGGTCATGCCCAGGTCGTCCCGTGGATCGGCGAGGAGGCGGGGTCTTATGAACACGACCTGGGCACGGGGCCAGGCACGGCGGACCTCGCCGATCGTCGAGACCGTTTCCTCGAATGCGTATGTGCGCGGCGCGAAATCATCGTTTCGGCCGCCGTCGAGCACAACCAGGTCCGGGTCGTACTTGGCGGACAGGTGCGGGATACGTTCGATGAACGACAGCGATTTCCCGACGTAGGGATCGTCCCAGCGGTTGGCCGGTCCGCCGCTGATGTACCCTGTGCCGCCAACCGCGGACAGTGCGCAGAGCCAGCCCATCCGTAGCGCGGCGCGGCAGGCATACGACAGCTCGGCGGAGCTCTCACCTGCGGTGTACGAATCTCCGATGAACAACGCCAACGGCCGTGCGCCGGTGGTGGCGGGTTCTTCGCGGACGAAGGAGGACGTCGCGTATGGCGGGGCAACGTCAGCCGAGTGAGAAATTGCCGCGATGCCGATCGCGATTGCTGCGGTGAGCGCGACTGCGGCGAGATCGAGACATCGTGTCCGGTTCATGGCAGGACCTGTGTGCGAAGCCATGTCGCGATTTTGTCCGCGGCAACGGACTGGCCCGCATCACTCGGACCGCTGCGGTCCGGGTGCATCTGGTCGCGGGTGAACAGGGGAGGATCGAGCGCGTCGAAGTACGGCACATGGGCCTGCTCGGCCGCCTCCCGCACCGCGTCGTCGACGCGACGCACCGATTCCGGAACCGGTGTCTCGTACCAGAACGGACCGATCACCGCTGCCTGCTCACCGCCCAGGGCGATCTTGTTGATCGCGTCTGTCGCTCCTACGGTGACTGCCTCCATCTCCGGTACGGAGGCGTCAGCTGTGCCGGTCATCATGAGAATGACCCGCGGACGCTGCGCCTGCGCGCGTTCCACCTGAAATCTGAACGCCTGCCCGCCCATCCCGTCTGCAGCGAAGCCGGATTCGGGCAACGCGTAATTGGACACCGACCAACCAGTTCTCGCTGCCATCAACGTCGGCCACACCACCCGGTTCTTGATCCCGGCGGTGTTCTGGTCGCCGACCACGGCGATGGTCACCGGTGGCGCGGTGGCGGTGGCGGGCGCCAAGGCAAGGGCCGACGCGAGGGCCAACTGGAGGCCCAGGAAGAGTCCGACGGCCCACCGGAACCGCCGATGAATGATTCGTTCGCGGTTCATGGGACACCTACGAGGACGTCCGCGTACGTGCTCGCCAGACGATCACCGACGAGTCCCATGCCGAAGTGCTCACGCACGGTTTCTCTGCCACGGTGCCCCATCGAGCGGGCGTACGCACGATCTGCGAGCACCGAGGCGACCGCGGCCACCAGGTCGGGCACCGCGGGGGCGGTGACGATACCGCAACCCGATCGGTCGACGATCGGCGCGAGGCCGCAGTCGTCGGTCACGACGACCGGAATCCCGACCGACATCGCTTCCAGAACCGACATCGGGAACGGCTCTTGCACGGAGGGGAGCACATAGACGTCTGCTTCGGACATCCGAGCGGGGATCGCATCGGGATGCAGCGCACCTTCCCAGGTGATCCGCGGGTCCCGGCCGAGCGCTGCGCGCAGCGCGGGACCTTGCCCTTCATCGGGTCCCACCAAGGTGAAGCGGGCATCTGTGCCCGCGCTGAGCAGTTCCCGTGCCATCTCGACGAACGCCAGTGGGCGCTTTCTCGGGTGTATGCGCGCAGCGAAGAGTATTTCTGGCTGTCGCGCGGACGTTCCGGTTGTGTGGGCGGGGGGATACTCCGGCACCCCGTTGCCCAATTCCACGAGTCGAAGATCAGGTCCGGCGACGGCGATGAGTTGTCTACGCTCGGCGGAGTCGAGGAAGAACACGGCGCGTGCGTCCCGGAGGATGGCGCGAGTCCACACCCGGTCGAGCGGTGCGGCGAGCGGATGGTCCGTCGGTACGACCATGCCGTGCGTCTGGAGCACATAGGGGATTCCGCGTCGGCGCGCCGCAGCCGCCACCGGCATGACGACGAGGTCACGCCCGAAGTGAACATGAACGGTGTCGAAACTGCTCCAGTTGCCGCGCAGCCATTTCGTGAGACCGGGAGCGCAGGTCCAGGCAAATCCGGATCGGGGCAGAATACTTTTGGCAGCAAACAGTTTCACCGTTATGCCGTTGAGTTCGGACGGCAGCTGCCGGTAGCCGCACGCCGCGCCTGCCACTGTCACGTCGTGACCACGGCGGAGCAATTCCGCGCTCTGATTCAGTGCCACGCGGGCGGGTCCACCGTACCGGCCGTCCGGACTGAACAGGGTCGCGACCTGCAGGATACGCATGTGGTCACATCCGGCTGACGGTCGGTTGAGCGGCCTGGACCAGAGAATCCGGTGGCACATCGTGGTGGACCAACGACATCGCGCCGATGACGGAATTCGCCCCTATCCGAACCCCACGCAGGACCGTGCTGCGCGCACACACCCATGCGCCGTCCTCGATCGTGATCGGACCATTGTCGAAATCGAAGGTGGGAGACCTGCGGTCGTGACTGCCGGTGCACAGGAACACCTGCTGTGAGATACACACGTCCGAACCGATCACTATCTGGTCGAGGTTGTAGAGCTCACTGCCGACACCGATCCAGGAATTGTTTCCGATCGAGAGTTTCCACGGCCACTGAACCGTCACTCGGTGCCTGATCAAGACGTTGTCACCGATCTGCGCACCGAACCAACGCAACATGGCGCACCGCAGCCGGTTCGGGCACCACACCTGCGTGAAGACCAGGGTGGACATCGCCACCCAGAGGATCTGCGCGCCGAGGCCACGCCCCTTGTCGTAGGACCTGCCACGCCGCGCGGCCAGCGATCGGTTCGGCTGTGTGATCGACACATTGCCTCCGCTAGCAAAGAATCTGACGAGAATCATGGTAGCGGGGGCTACGACTTCGCTACATGAAACGGCGTAAACAGCTATCGTCAGATTCTGCGCGCATCGGTCAATTGGGGGTGTGTGTTGACGACAACCGAGCTCGCACCCTGTTCGCTGCAGGACAAGCGCCGCATACCTTCCGTGATACCCGGTCAGATCTTGATATTCGCGGCAGCGGCAACCTCGGCGATCCAGGGCGCAAACGTGACCGTGACGGCACTGTCACTGGTCTGCCTGCTCATCGCGCCGGCATGGCTTCTCATGTCGCATCGGGGAATCGACGTGCTGCCACTACTCCTCGCGGCGCTGGGTTGGATTTCGTTTCTCGCATCCTGCCTTGTGAACGATGTGAGCGTGCTGTGGCCGAATGCCTTGGCGCCCGGTGCTTTCGGGTTGTATTTCATCGGTCTGACCGTGCTCACCGGCCGCGCGGTCGACTCGATCGCCCTCGTGCTCGCGGGCTTGGCCGTCGGCGCGATCGTGTTCTTCGCGATGGAAGGGATCGAGCTCACGCACACCGGGCGTTTCGCGGACACCTGGAAGTACGGTATCGCTTCCGCGGTGACCATCCTCATCGTGTTCGGGTTGACGATCGTGCGAGCGCCGGCCCCGGT
This genomic window from Mycolicibacterium goodii contains:
- a CDS encoding NAD-dependent epimerase/dehydratase family protein, producing the protein MNKILVTGGVGTIGSAVVRRLLRGNDCDIRVCDQRPAPQWMDETCEVRTADLRDVSEARAAVDGCTHVIHLAAIVGGIANFHRLPHTLLEMNTGLYNSVFGAALRKNVERLVYVSSSMVFERATQFPTTEEHLQDCRPPLSAYGFSKLTGEMYCRALHDEHGLPFTICRPFNAYGPGELPDTEPGIAHAVPDLIRKALSGQYPLQIFGSGRQTRTLTHVDDIADGIVTAMFHPAGENEDFNISAAEEHTVAEIAQLIWTACGRDPEDFVLDTVPTFTVDVQRRWPSVEKAKKLLGWQARVDLRDGIAQTVEWLREQQCASRHG
- a CDS encoding YveK family protein is translated as MNLRTFLAATRRFRWTYLLVAGLVLVVGAAAILMFPVTYVSSARLMVSIEGSTTAAAYQNEEVAIRRIRTYIPLVTSDAVTQRVIDRLGLPMTRAQLAGELSATNVPPKTSLIDIEVTDRSPERAEQLANTVAREFVAYTAAIETATGEDSQKVHTTLVSAATPAHRDPVERVLLYTLVTFAALLMGAAAVWIRASREPADRAEKRTMDGEPERAEVTEGR
- a CDS encoding YveK family protein, whose product is MNPALGAYLRILGVRWRWMLWGVLLALAAATGVMILQPPLYQSQATVLVRTPGDVSRVVDGGDTYARERAATYARLATSSTVADRVITNLDLDLDPATLASRIEADNISGTALITVAVSAPSAAEAQQTAMMFLSEYAASVRTLESVPGSLVPRADLVVVDPPGRPTRMVAWGLPLPIVLLGVALIGLVAGATAAVVRSAFAADAQRQSEPSGVKS
- a CDS encoding SGNH/GDSL hydrolase family protein, with the protein product MNRTRCLDLAAVALTAAIAIGIAAISHSADVAPPYATSSFVREEPATTGARPLALFIGDSYTAGESSAELSYACRAALRMGWLCALSAVGGTGYISGGPANRWDDPYVGKSLSFIERIPHLSAKYDPDLVVLDGGRNDDFAPRTYAFEETVSTIGEVRRAWPRAQVVFIRPRLLADPRDDLGMTNEFVARLHATPEAKGVIFIDPLSALSGTDTSDLLASDKIHPNAEGEKQILAALIGALQTQNLRAPS
- a CDS encoding SGNH/GDSL hydrolase family protein gives rise to the protein MNRERIIHRRFRWAVGLFLGLQLALASALALAPATATAPPVTIAVVGDQNTAGIKNRVVWPTLMAARTGWSVSNYALPESGFAADGMGGQAFRFQVERAQAQRPRVILMMTGTADASVPEMEAVTVGATDAINKIALGGEQAAVIGPFWYETPVPESVRRVDDAVREAAEQAHVPYFDALDPPLFTRDQMHPDRSGPSDAGQSVAADKIATWLRTQVLP
- a CDS encoding glycosyltransferase; the encoded protein is MRILQVATLFSPDGRYGGPARVALNQSAELLRRGHDVTVAGAACGYRQLPSELNGITVKLFAAKSILPRSGFAWTCAPGLTKWLRGNWSSFDTVHVHFGRDLVVMPVAAAARRRGIPYVLQTHGMVVPTDHPLAAPLDRVWTRAILRDARAVFFLDSAERRQLIAVAGPDLRLVELGNGVPEYPPAHTTGTSARQPEILFAARIHPRKRPLAFVEMARELLSAGTDARFTLVGPDEGQGPALRAALGRDPRITWEGALHPDAIPARMSEADVYVLPSVQEPFPMSVLEAMSVGIPVVVTDDCGLAPIVDRSGCGIVTAPAVPDLVAAVASVLADRAYARSMGHRGRETVREHFGMGLVGDRLASTYADVLVGVP
- a CDS encoding DapH/DapD/GlmU-related protein → MSITQPNRSLAARRGRSYDKGRGLGAQILWVAMSTLVFTQVWCPNRLRCAMLRWFGAQIGDNVLIRHRVTVQWPWKLSIGNNSWIGVGSELYNLDQIVIGSDVCISQQVFLCTGSHDRRSPTFDFDNGPITIEDGAWVCARSTVLRGVRIGANSVIGAMSLVHHDVPPDSLVQAAQPTVSRM